Within Planctomycetaceae bacterium, the genomic segment GTCACTTTTCAGGCCGCCGGCAGATGGCGACTTCGCCGGGCGGAATCGGAGTGACCGTAACCAGCGGCGTCGTACGACAATCCTGCTTTGTAGTGGTGGAATCTGCGGGCTTTTGAGATACTCCGGTTCTCACCCGCCTTTCCTCGAAGTTCCCATGCATCGACGAGGACCTGCCTGATGCTGACGATTCCCGGAAGACCTGATCGCTGCCGTTCCTTTTGCGACGGCGTCACACGTCGAAATTTTCTGAAGGTCGGCGGACTCGGCGCCGGACTGTCGCTCGCCAATCTGATGGAACTCGAAGCGAAGGCGGGGATTCGCGGGTCGGACAAAGCCATCATCATGATCTATCTGGTCGGCGGTCCTCCCCATCAGGATATGTTCGACCTGAAGCCGAATGCTCCGGCGGAATACGCTGGCGAGTTCCGTCCGATTCCGACAAATGTGCCGGGAATTGAAATCTGCGAACACATGCCGCGGCTGGCGAAAATGATGGATCGGATGACGGTTATCCGGTCCATCTGCGACGCTCAGCCCGAACACGACGCCTATCAGAGCTTCACGGGTCGCGACCAGCGAGTACAGGTTCCCGGCGGCGGCTGGCCGACGTTCGGAGCATCCGCGGCAAAGCTCGTCGGACCGATCAAATCCAGCGTGCCGCCCTACGTCAGTCTTTGCTACACAACGACTCACGGCCCGTACAACGAACCCGGACCGGGGTTTCTGGGACCGTCGTACTCCGCGTTTCGACCGATGGGACCGACGCGGCACGACATGGTTCTGAACGGCATTACTCACGATCGTCTGGACGACCGCCGCTCGCTGCTGTCCGCGCTGGACAGGTGCCGTCGCGACATTGACGCCAGCGGCATGATGACGGGCATGGACACGTTTACCGAACAGGCGATGGGAGTGCTGACATCGTCCCGACTGGCCGAAGCACTCGACCTGTCCCGCGAAGACCCGCAGGTTCGCGAACGCTACGGAACCGGCGATCCGACGATCCACATCGACGAAAACGGAGCGCCGCGAGTACCGCAAAGTTTCCTGACGGCACGACGGCTGATCGAAGCGGGAGCACGGATCGTGACCGTCAATTACAGCAAGTGGGACTGGCACGGCGGCTCCTACGGAACCATCTTCAACCGTCAGCGCGAAGATCTGCCGGCTTTCGACAAGGCTCTGTCCGCGCTGCTGGATGATCTGCACGACCGCGGCCTGGATAAGCACGTCACCGTCGGCATCTGGGGCGAATTCGGCCGCACACCGAAAGTCAACAGCCAGGTCGGCCGCGACCACTGGCCGACGGTGTCGTTTGCCCTGCTGGCCGGTGGCGGCATGAGAAACGGTCAGGTAATCGGAGCCACGGATCGACTGGCCGCGGAACCGATCGAACGGCCGGTGACGTTCGGCGAACTGTTTGCCACGATGTACCACAACCTGGGCATCGATGTCGAAACCGCAACGGTGACCGATCTGCAGGGCCGTCCGCAATACCTGGTTCCCGACGGAGCCCGGCCGCTGCCGGAACTGGTCTGATCGCGGCGGACATTTCGAGCTGTTCGCGTGAGATCGCGGCGCGGAACTGTGATTGGCGGTTTTCTGATCGCGCCGCTACCCCACGATCTCGCGGCGGTGGTTGACGTAGTCCCAGATCACATAGCGGTCCAGGTCGCGGCCGGCCGTAAAGAACACTCGCCCGCCCGTGCCTTCCGCCAGGCGGTGAGCGAACTGCACGTCTTCGTGCGACTGTGACCAACTGGGAAGCAGGAACACGTTGATCGTGATTCCTTCGCGAGTACACAGCATGCCTTCCCGCATCGTCGCGATTTCCGTGCGGGGATCGGGCGGATACAGCATGAACAGTTCGCTTCCTTCAAAGTGAGCGGTCGGCAGTCCGTCCGTAATCAGGATGATCTGGCGATTGGGCGTGTCCTGCAGCGACAGAAACTGACGCGACATCTGCAGTCCGTGCTGGATGTTCGTGAAGTGGGGAGGAATGTGATATTCGCTGGCCGCTTCATTGCTCATGTCGGCATGCAGTTTCACGACAGGATTGTTCAGCGTGGGAATCTTCGGCATCAGAGAAATCACGTCGCCTGGCGGCACGGGTCTGGCAAACGTGGCCATTTCCAGAAACCGCAGAAAGTCACCCGGATATTCGGTTGTGATCAGACCGTTCAGCGCCAGGGCCATCCGTTTGACGTTGACGTACTGTCCGTCGTAGCGCATCGAGCCGCTCATGTCCATCACAACGACCGTTGCACATTTGGGGTTGTTGCGGGTCTTGTGGATTTCGATGTCGTCCTGACGCAGCCGGATTGGTCGTTCATCGCGCTGACGCAGCATGGCGTTGATCATCGTCTGAGGAATATCCATCTGCGCGACGGAATCGCCGAATTCGTAGGGCTTCGTCTTCTGCGTTTCGACAGCTCCCTCACCATCGATCGGTCCCTGATGGCGACCGGAACGTGACGCTTCCATGTTGCTGAAGATTCGATCCAGCAGCTTTCCCTGAAACAGCTTGTACGCTTTTGGCGAAAGATGAACTTTGCCGGATTTGTCCGTGACACCCTGGCCTTCCATCAGGTCCTTCAGATACTGCTGGACCTGTTCCTGAAACTTCCGCAGGTTTTCAACCGCCTCCGGATCAGTGAACTCCGAAAGTTCCTGAAGATCGATGACGGCCAGTTGAGCGGTCTCGCCGGCATCTTCGAGCTGTTTCAGAAGTTCGTCGATGGTTTTCAGTTCGTCCAGGACCTCAATGGCCCGAGGAACGGACATCGATTCCCGGCCGGTGAATTCGTACGCGGAGGCAAGGTGGTCGACCTGATACTTCTGACCAAGAGTTTCCATCAGCCTTAGCAGTTGTGAGGCGAAACGCGGGTCGGACCGTTCCGCCTGGTACCAGAGGTGCTCAAGCTGGTAAATCTGTTCGTCGCTGACGGCGCGCTGAAAGGTCTTATTCAGCTTGCCCGACGGTCGCGCGGCGCGAGCGGCCTCGGCGAACTGCCTGGCTGCGGACTTTCGGGCGGCTTTCGTTTCGTACTTCTCCAGAATCCGCCGCTTGCGTTCTTCAAGCATTGCGATCAACTGCTCCAGCGACGGACCCAGGCCGGCAAACTGAGCGGGATCAAGCCGAATGGCGTTGGCGAGTTCTTCTTCGGAAAGTTCCCGCATCGAACCCCAGTGCAGCAGGTGTTCAAAAACGGGCGACACGACATCCGGCGGCGGCTGGCTGGGAGACGGAAACTTCGCCGGATCGTATTTCTGGTAGGTGTGGATCACTCCGCCACGATGCGGGTTGCTGCTGCGGTCGGTCATGAGCGATCAGGCCTGTGTGTGAATTGGGAAGGCAGACGATCAACGCCAGCCTGGAATCAGAAAAGTTGCGGTCTGTGCTGTCCCGTTGGTTACGAAGCATTCCGCGATCCGCCGCCGGACCGTGCAGTGATCTCCGACACCAGTTTTCCAGGACGACCACATGGGATTATACGCACCCGACCGTTGCCGACGTCACTCGAACTGCGAAAGCCGCGGTGCCGGAGGTCCGGTTCCTGCCTGCCGCGGCTTTTCATCGGCGGCGACTCCGGGGACGAATTCCGCTGTGCCGGCACGCGTCCATCGCCACGGCAAGCACGATCTGCGCCTGCACCGCCCGCCGCGATTCTTCGTGCGATCCATCGGAATTCCGTCGCCTGAAAAAATGTGCTACTGTTTTCCGCGTCATGTTGACAGTCTGATTCGGCGAGCATCAGCGAGTTCGCGTTTTGGAAAATGCATTTTTCGGAATGAAGGGCAGGAACCGTGTCAGAAGTGCTGGAAAGTTTCGAACTGGAATGGCACGGGAACACAGTTGTTGTGATCCCGGCGTCGAACGTCGAATCGCTGCAGTGGGATCTCGTCGAACAGGCGGCCGACGTCATTATGGAGCCGCTGGTTGCCCAGGACGTCCCGATGGTCGTTGTGGACCTGACGCGAGTCGGGTATTTCGGTTCGGTCTTCCTGGCTTTGCTGCTGCGGTGCCATAAGTTCGTCAAGAAACGCGGCGGCGAGCTGGTTCTGTGCGGAGCGAACGAAATGGCCCGCGAACTGCTCAAGATCACCGCGCTCGACACCATCTGGGCCATCTACGAAACTCGCCCCGAAGCCCTGCAGGCGATCGACAGTTAGAGCCATGTCGATTGCATCCTGATGTGTGCCACTGGCTGTGCCAGTGTCTTCAGGGCTGGTGGGCACTGGCAAAGCCAGTGGCACACATCCCATCGATTCATTCCTGAGTCGCCGCATGGAGGCCACAAGACCATTGGACGAGAAACGACAACATCTCCGCCATCCTCACGCGTCCGAAACGGAAGTCATCGAACACGTCACGGAGCTTCGGCAGCACTCGGAGCTGATCGACGAAATCAAAGCGACCGCGGACAAGCTGGCCGCGGACGGAGCGGCTCGAGGCGATCTGAAGATTCTCAGCCGCGCCCTGCGCGAGCTGCGATATGCGTTCAAGGTGTTTTCACCCTATCGCAGAGACCGCAAGGTCACCGTGTTCGGGTCCGCACGAACAGAGCGTGATGCGGCGTCATGGCAGCAGGCCGAACAATATGGCCGGCGAATGGCCAGTGAAGGCTGGATGGTTGTCACGGGAGCCGGCAGCGGAATCATGGAAGCCGCTCACGTCGGCAGCGGCCGCAGGATGGCGATGGGGCTGAATATTCTGCTGCCCTTCGAACAGGAAGCCAATCCCGTCATCGCCGGTGATTCGAAGCTGGTGAACCTGAAATACTTTTTCACTCGCAAGCTGCTGTTCGTCAAGGAAGTCCACGCCATCGTCTGCTGCCCCGGCGGTTTCGGCACGCAGGACGAAGCCTTTGAATCGCTGACTCTGGTGCAGACCGGAAAACGAGACCTCATGCCGATCGTCATGCTGGACGAACCCGGCGGCACTTACTGGTCTCGCTGGCGTGACTACATCAAGACGGAATTGCTGGACAAGGGCATGCTGTCGCCCAGCGATATGTCGCTGTTCAAAGTCACCGACGACGTGGAAGAAGCCGTTGACGAAGTTATCGGGTTTTACAGCGTCTACAACAGCATGCGATTTGTGCGTGACCGGCTGGTTCTTCGCCTGCACGTTGAACCGCCGGACGAAATGATCGAACGCCTGAACGACGAATTCGCCGACGTCGTGGCATCCGGCAGGATTGAGAAAGCGGACGTTCACCGTCTGGAAGCCGACGATGAACACCTGTGCGAACTCCCGCGCATCTCCTTCGTCTTCAACCGCAAAGCTGTCAGCCGCCTGAGAGAAATGGTCGACCTGCTGAACAGCGAATTGGAACACTGAACGTTGCAGTGCCCATCAACACCGCTGACCTTCGGCCGGGAGGCGAGCAATGTGGAACCACCCCTCTCAGCGCAGCGGCAGGGAGAAGTCGCACAAGTGGAGCGATGTGCGGAAGCGGGTTCTGCGCACAGATCGCTGGCAACAGGCGAGTTGCGCGGACACCGTAAACGCGTCAAGCGGCTGAACGCCGCTTCGGCGTGGACGTGCTGCGCAGGCGGATGCAGAAATGGAACGCGAGCGGAAAAACGGAACCGCATTGCGTTTGAGAGATCCGCTATGCCGACTCGTCTTCCCAGGTCGATTCGCCAGCAGCGATCTTCAGGCCCAACTCCGTGAACGCCTGCTGGCGTTTCCATGCATTTTCGGGATCATCCAGGGCAGCGATGGAAACGCCTCCATTCACCGCCACTCCTGTCAGATGTTCGGGAGCCGGAACGGGCGGCGCCTCAGGCGGAGCCATGCTTCCATCGGACCAGAACGCTGCCACACCCGCCCAGGACGCCGGCGTACTCATCTCAAGTTCTTCGGCAAGCTGATAGGCAAAGCGGCGTGTTTCCACTGATGGTTCTTTGACCCATTTTTCAGCGGCTGCCAGCATGGGGCCATCGGCGTCCGACTTGATGCATTCGGACTGCCGTACGCATTCGATCAGCCACCAGACCGCGCATCGTTTCGGCAGCGCGCTGGCAAGAAATGTCAGTGACGCGGTCGGTTCCTGAGTGTTCAGAAGTCTCTGCGTGAATTCTTCCGGCGGTTCGCCTTCGTCCGGCATGAAGGGCAGCGCATCCGGCGGCACCTTAAAGCGTTCGATGATCTCGGCGGCCGTTTCGCCGGTAAAGCCGCGGATCTGATTCAGGTGCTCACCAGGTTCCGGTTCCGCCTCCGCCACGGCTACAGCGGCAGGAGCGGGAGCGTGAGCCCCTTCGACGAAGGTCGCGTGTTTTTCTGAACCACCGGGCTGCGTCTTCTTTGGCCGCAGAATGGGCTCCGCAGGGTGATCGTGTACGGGTCCGGATTCCGGCAACTCACCGCCCGCTGCAGACGGAACTTCCGCGCCGACGATCGAGGGCCCTTCCGTTGACCATTCCACGGCGAATTCGGTGCCGCCGCATCGGATAACATCCGACGCTGAGACCTCCGCGGTTTCAATCGGCTTCTCATTCAGACGCGTGCCGTTCGTGCTTCCCAGGTCTTTGATGACGCAGGTGTCGTCCCGCAGTTCCACGGAAGCATGCCGGCTGGACATCTGCAGATCTTCGGGGAAGTTCAGATCGCAGACATCCGTTCGGCCGATCGTCACAGGTTCTCCGGGGACGAGCACCGCGACATCCCGGAAGCGATCACCGTCTTTGACTTTCAGAAACACGGGCATGCTGCGATTCCTTGACTGCTGCAGATTGTTATCAGTTGATCTTGACCAGGCCGCCTTTGACAGCATTCATTCCGCCAGCCTCAAACGTCGCCATGGCACTACCTTTGGCCTTCAACTGGACGGATGCGTTGATATCGATCTCGATCGACCTCATTGTGATTTTCGCAGGTTCCAGCTTGATGCTGCTGGCTCCGCACTTGAGTTCGATGGACTTCATGGCCGTCTGTGTAGACTTGCCCATGTTAATCTTCTGAGTCAGATTGCCCATCTTCAGTGTGATGGTCATATCGCCCTTGTCGAGCGTTGTCGTGCTGTTGCCGGATTTGATGTTCAGCGTGTCGTTGCCCGTTTCGATCGTGACCGTGCGGTCCTTGTAAATGTCTACGGTCTGGCTGCCGGCCTTGCATCCGGCCTTACCGACCTTCAGATTCTGGTCGTTGTAGATTTCAATGTCCTGATTGCCGTCTTCCTTGTCATCGAAGCCGACTTTTCGGGTTTCGTTGTTTTCAACGACGGTGTCCAGGTTCCGTTCCGCGTGCATGTAGATCTGCTCCGCGCCCTTCTTGTCCTCAAAGCGGATCTCGTTGAAGTTGGCCGCAGCGCCGCCCTTTGAGCTGCGGGACTTGATACCGGACTGAGTCTTGTTGTCCGGCAAACCGTACGGCGGCATCTGTTCGGCGTTGTAAACGGATGCCATCACGACCGGCCGGTCGGGGTCGCCTTCCAGAAAGTCCACCAGGACTTCCTGACCGATTCGTGGAATGTGCACCATCCCCCACTGTTCACCGGCCCACGGTGTGGCCACGCGAACCCAGCAACTGCTCTTGTCGTCCTTCGCGCCGTAGCGATCCCAGTGGAATTGAACTTTGATGCGTCCGTATTCATCCGTGTAGATTTCCTCACCACTGGGTCCGACAACCACTGCCGAATGCAGACCGAACACGCGTGGTTTCTGAGTTCCTCCCGCAGGTCGAAACACGACATTGTCCGGCATTGCCTTGAAGTTGTTGTGATAGACGTTTTCGTCGTGCGCGACGCCGGACACGTAGCTGCCGCCTAGGCTGGCGTGGTGCTGCACAACGGTCAGATACCACTTGCTTCCCGCTTCCGCGGAATTGTGATGCTTTGTGACGGTGAATCGTCCGCCGGGAGAAAATGATCGGCGATCGCTCGAGCAGGTGATCGTTTCGTAGGCGGATTCTTCCTGCTCCATCCGCAGCTTGACCAGAGCTTCACCACCGCCGAAGCTGCCATAGTGCCCGGCGTAGGGATAGTCGAAGAATTCCCGTTTCGAGTTGTCCTTCACCGACACCAGCCCGTTTGTCTGCTTCAACTGCGAAGACGACGGGTTTTCGAAGTCATAGTGCGTGTGTGCCCACTTGCCGGACACGTACTCGTAGTCGTGGCTCCACGAACTCAACTGATCGGTGATCTCGGGCGCGGACAGGTTCGAAAGCAACTGCACTTCGCTTTCCGGGCAGTCATAGACGCCGTTGACGTGGTCCGTCATGACCAGTTTGTGCTTCCCTTTTTCGTGCTTGAAGTAGTAGAAGATCCCTTCTTCGGCCAGCAGGCGAGTCACGAAGTCAAAATGAGTTTCACGATACTGTACGCAGTAGGTGCGTACTTCCGGAGGGCGTTTCAGGTCGAACATGAAGTCAGAAAAACCCAGCTCCTGCAGCACGTTCGTCACGATCGTCTGAACGTCCATTTCGGAGAACACCTTGCAGTCGGAACTGCGAGTCAGAAACCACAGCCACGGCACCACGTGAGCCTTGTAGATATGCAGGCGGTCTCCCTGGCCGTTGTAGCTGAAGGAATTCACGACGCCGTTGAACCAGCGTTCCGTGCCCTCCGCGTCGCGAACCTGGAAGTCGATCGCGTGCCCGACGATATCAGCGGCCTTGTGTCCGCCGATGGGAGACAGCATGTCGAGCGAGAAACTGAACAGGCCGGACATGCGTTCTTCGCCGGAGAACGCGTTCAGCAACAGCGCGTCTTTTCCCAACGGAGTTTCAACGCTGATCGGACGATCGTCCTGTGTGTAGGTGGCCATGTGTCGATTCCTGCTACTGTCCTGATAAACCGTTAGCGGTGTTCAATGCGACGAATTCGTATGCGGCACGATGACGAATGTACAGTGACCCGGCGATTCGATGATCCGGGCCGGTCGAACGACATCAGCACTGTCGTACGACTTGTGCGGGCACAAAAAACGCCGCAGCCCCGCGTACGATACGAGGTCTGAGTCGATCCCGTAACGCAGAAGAGCCACAGCGTGTCAAAAAACCGGCGACGTGGAAATGTTCTTCCGCAGTTGCTTTGCTGCCGAAACGGGAACATGCAGACTCCCGGCACGAGGTTGCGGGAACCGGTTGCCCCGGCACGTCCATGAGATCGCCGTCCCGCGCCCTCGTGAGGCGTGCCAGCGGCAATCCTCCGCGCCCCTGGCGAACCGAGGAACGCGGCGTTGCACAACTTCCCGGCAGCGTTCTAGCTTTTTCCGGCGCCCGGATTGTACTTACCGGGCACGCTGCCGACCGGCTTGCCCGTCTTTGGATCGATTGTGACGTACGTCCACTCGACTTC encodes:
- a CDS encoding DUF1501 domain-containing protein, whose protein sequence is MLTIPGRPDRCRSFCDGVTRRNFLKVGGLGAGLSLANLMELEAKAGIRGSDKAIIMIYLVGGPPHQDMFDLKPNAPAEYAGEFRPIPTNVPGIEICEHMPRLAKMMDRMTVIRSICDAQPEHDAYQSFTGRDQRVQVPGGGWPTFGASAAKLVGPIKSSVPPYVSLCYTTTHGPYNEPGPGFLGPSYSAFRPMGPTRHDMVLNGITHDRLDDRRSLLSALDRCRRDIDASGMMTGMDTFTEQAMGVLTSSRLAEALDLSREDPQVRERYGTGDPTIHIDENGAPRVPQSFLTARRLIEAGARIVTVNYSKWDWHGGSYGTIFNRQREDLPAFDKALSALLDDLHDRGLDKHVTVGIWGEFGRTPKVNSQVGRDHWPTVSFALLAGGGMRNGQVIGATDRLAAEPIERPVTFGELFATMYHNLGIDVETATVTDLQGRPQYLVPDGARPLPELV
- a CDS encoding STAS domain-containing protein; this encodes MSEVLESFELEWHGNTVVVIPASNVESLQWDLVEQAADVIMEPLVAQDVPMVVVDLTRVGYFGSVFLALLLRCHKFVKKRGGELVLCGANEMARELLKITALDTIWAIYETRPEALQAIDS
- a CDS encoding TIGR00730 family Rossman fold protein; the protein is MEATRPLDEKRQHLRHPHASETEVIEHVTELRQHSELIDEIKATADKLAADGAARGDLKILSRALRELRYAFKVFSPYRRDRKVTVFGSARTERDAASWQQAEQYGRRMASEGWMVVTGAGSGIMEAAHVGSGRRMAMGLNILLPFEQEANPVIAGDSKLVNLKYFFTRKLLFVKEVHAIVCCPGGFGTQDEAFESLTLVQTGKRDLMPIVMLDEPGGTYWSRWRDYIKTELLDKGMLSPSDMSLFKVTDDVEEAVDEVIGFYSVYNSMRFVRDRLVLRLHVEPPDEMIERLNDEFADVVASGRIEKADVHRLEADDEHLCELPRISFVFNRKAVSRLREMVDLLNSELEH
- a CDS encoding FHA domain-containing protein produces the protein MPVFLKVKDGDRFRDVAVLVPGEPVTIGRTDVCDLNFPEDLQMSSRHASVELRDDTCVIKDLGSTNGTRLNEKPIETAEVSASDVIRCGGTEFAVEWSTEGPSIVGAEVPSAAGGELPESGPVHDHPAEPILRPKKTQPGGSEKHATFVEGAHAPAPAAVAVAEAEPEPGEHLNQIRGFTGETAAEIIERFKVPPDALPFMPDEGEPPEEFTQRLLNTQEPTASLTFLASALPKRCAVWWLIECVRQSECIKSDADGPMLAAAEKWVKEPSVETRRFAYQLAEELEMSTPASWAGVAAFWSDGSMAPPEAPPVPAPEHLTGVAVNGGVSIAALDDPENAWKRQQAFTELGLKIAAGESTWEDESA
- a CDS encoding type VI secretion system tip protein VgrG; the protein is MATYTQDDRPISVETPLGKDALLLNAFSGEERMSGLFSFSLDMLSPIGGHKAADIVGHAIDFQVRDAEGTERWFNGVVNSFSYNGQGDRLHIYKAHVVPWLWFLTRSSDCKVFSEMDVQTIVTNVLQELGFSDFMFDLKRPPEVRTYCVQYRETHFDFVTRLLAEEGIFYYFKHEKGKHKLVMTDHVNGVYDCPESEVQLLSNLSAPEITDQLSSWSHDYEYVSGKWAHTHYDFENPSSSQLKQTNGLVSVKDNSKREFFDYPYAGHYGSFGGGEALVKLRMEQEESAYETITCSSDRRSFSPGGRFTVTKHHNSAEAGSKWYLTVVQHHASLGGSYVSGVAHDENVYHNNFKAMPDNVVFRPAGGTQKPRVFGLHSAVVVGPSGEEIYTDEYGRIKVQFHWDRYGAKDDKSSCWVRVATPWAGEQWGMVHIPRIGQEVLVDFLEGDPDRPVVMASVYNAEQMPPYGLPDNKTQSGIKSRSSKGGAAANFNEIRFEDKKGAEQIYMHAERNLDTVVENNETRKVGFDDKEDGNQDIEIYNDQNLKVGKAGCKAGSQTVDIYKDRTVTIETGNDTLNIKSGNSTTTLDKGDMTITLKMGNLTQKINMGKSTQTAMKSIELKCGASSIKLEPAKITMRSIEIDINASVQLKAKGSAMATFEAGGMNAVKGGLVKIN